The sequence AGAGGCAGGTGTGAAAATTTATGAATACGAAAAAGGATTCATGCATAGTAAAATAGTGATTGTTGATCATGAATTAGCCTCCATCGGCACATCCAATATGGATATGAGAAGCTTCCACTTAAATTTTGAGGTAAATGCGTTTTTATATCGGACAATCAGCACGGAGAAGTTAGTTACGGAATATTTAAATGATCTTCAAGATTCTAGAGAAATTAATGGCTTAGAATTTAAGAAAAGACATCTTGGCTATCGCTTGCTTGAATCCACCTCAAGACTACTTTCCCCGTTATTATAGTAAAATTAGCCGATTGGGGAAAAGTCCATGAACTTTCTATGGACTTTTCTTTTTTATGCAGGAAAATGAATCTCCGTAACGAATGATATCCATAGATTAATAGCTAATTCGACATGAAAAAGTTGACTAACCTGCTTGAGCAAGCCTTTATTAGCTGAATAGTCAGCCAGAATGGTGGAGTGAACGATTAAAAACAATGCCAAATGAAGATTATCCTTTTATCGTTCAATTTTTGTTAGTCGTTTTTTCAGCATAACATAGGAGGTTGCAAACATGTTAAAAGCTTTACGAGAAGATGGGACACCGTTACAATTACTGCCGAGACTTTCAAAGGAAGTGTTAAAAAAAGAAAAAGAGGTAGGGAGGTTTTATTGTCCAGAATGTAAAGAGAAAGTGATAATGAAAATCGGAACACAACGAATCGAACATTTTGCCCATGAGGCAGGAAGCCAATGTGTTGAAAGTTATGAGCGAGAGTCTATGTATCATTTAAATGGAAAACAGCAATTATATCATTGGCTTGAAACACAAAGACTTCAACCGAGATTGGAACTTTATTATGAAAAATTGAAGCAAAGGCCAGATCTTAGCATCAAATATGCTGCTAAAGAACATGCCATAGAGTATCAGTGTTCGACTATTCCACCGGAACTCATGAGCAAGCGTACAAACACTTACTTTAAAAATAATATCAATTGTATCTGGATATTAGGTGGTAGTGGAATTAAGCGAAAAGCGGAACAGAAAGTGACATTATCAAAATTCGATTATTTATTTCTCAATAAGAACCTCGCTGGAAATTGGTATATCCCCTATTATTGTTCAGTTTCCAAACAATTCATCTTCTTAATGGATATTATTCCTATTGCATCAAAAAAAGCCCTTACCAAGTTAACGATATATCCTTTACAAAGATTCTCTTTTCAACAGCTTTTATCTCCTAACGGAAGTAGTTCTATTCATACTGAAGATTGGCGGAACGAAGTGAGAGCACAAAAGTTAGGAATCGCGATTAACGGGAAGTATTATCCCAAATTTTTAACAGAACTATATAACCATGCCTTAAATATATCATTGCTCCCTCCATTTATTGGTCTTCCGATTTATAACGCCCCTATTATTGAAACATCACCGCTTATTTGGCAAACTTATCTGTTTATCGATCAACTGTTACATAAAAAAGCGAATGATCTCATTACTTTTAGTGAGGTTTATCGGAGTTTTATGCATCGAATTCAAAAAGATCAAATCAAACTCCGGTACCTTCCTTTAATACACAATACAAGTCCTACGTTACCACTAGCAGAATATCTACGATTATTGGTGAAATTAGAAGTATTAGAGGGGGTGAATCTTAATACATTTAGGTTAAGAAGGGGCATAGAACTTCCAAACCATGTTGTTGAAGGGCAAAGGTTAGAGGATCAATTATATAAAGACTTTCAGCACGTATTGTTTCAGCATAAATGAATTATGCTTCTAAGGCATATATTAATAAGGATTGTATAATTAAATTAGCTCCGCCGATAAAAATCTGACACATCCGCTGGAGCTTAACCCTCATTCAGCCCAAAGGTTGAAGCCCCAATGAATGGGGAGTTTTATATACAAGCCTTACTTTCTTAGAGGATAGGAACTTTGGCTGAAAGAAGTTAAAATAGAAGGAATTTCGGATAAATAAGGAGAAGAAGTTATAAGGTTCCTTAAATGGAAAAATAAAGTTGTGGAGGAGTAAAATGACAAACGATTCAAACGTTAATAAACTTCCAGCAAGAAGTGAAATTAAAGTTGAAGATACTTGGAGACTCGATGATATTTTTACAAATGATGATGCTTGGGAAAAGGAATTTCAAGAAGTGAAATCATTACTTCCAAGAGTACAAGAATTTCAAGGAAAACTTGGTGAGTCTGCGGATACTTTGTATGAGGCATTACAATTTCAAGATCATTTATTAGAAAGATTAGGAAAGTTATACGCTTATTCGCATATGCGTTATGATCAAGATACAACGAATTCCTTCTATCAAGCTCTGGATGATCGCATGAGAAACTTATATGCGCAAGCTGCAAGTAGTTTAGCTTATATCGTTCCGGAGTTGTTATCGATTGATGAGGAAAAGCTCAATAAATTCTTAAAGGAAAAAGAGGAATTAAGGCTTTATGAACATTCCTTAGAAGAAATTAATCTACAACGGCCACATGTTCTGCCTGCTGAACAAGAAGCATTATTAGCTGAAGCCTCAGAAGTATTTGACTCTTCAGAAAATACATTTGGAATGTTAAATAATGCAGACCTTGAATTTCCTTCCATTAAGGATGAAAATGGTGAAGAAGTAGAAATCACACATGGAAGGTTTATTCGGTTTCTTGAGAGTCCTGATCAGAGAGTGCGTCAAGATGCCTTTAAAGCAGTGTATGAAACATATGGAAAGTTTCGTAATACCTTCTCTAGTACTTTAAGTGGAAATGTAAAGAAAAACAATTTTAATGCCAGAATCCGAAAATATTCATCTGCACGAGAGGCCGCACTTTCAGAAAATAATATTCCTGAAAATGTTTATGATCATCTTGTTAGCACGATTAATAAACATTTACCGCTCCTTCACCGTTATGTGAAATTACGTAAAAGAGTATTAGGGCTTGATGAACTACATATGTACGATTTATATACTCCACTTGTAAAAGACGTCAAAATGGAAATTAATTATGAAGAGGCAAAAGATATTTTATTAAAAGGCTTGGCCCCCTTAGGTGAAGAATATATCTCTGTTTTAAAAGAAGGCTTTGATAACCGCTGGGTAGATGTTCATGAAAACAAAGGGAAACGAAGCGGTGCCTATTCATCGGGGTCCTATGGTACAAATCCGTATATTTTAATGAATTGGCAAAATAATGTGAACAACCTATTTACATTGGCTCATGAATTTGGTCACTCTGTTCATAGTTATTACACACGTAAAACGCAGCCTTATCCATATGGGAATTATTCAATTTTTGTTGCTGAAGTAGCGTCAACAACAAATGAGTCCTTATTAAATGATTATTTATTGAATACAATAGATGATGAACAGAAACGAATTTATCTACTTAATCACTATTTAGAAGGTTTTAGAGGCACAGTTTTCCGTCAAACGATGTTTGCCGAGTTTGAACACATGATTCATCGAAAAGCGCAAAATAATGAAGCCTTAACAGCAGAAGCCTTAACAAATGATTATTATGAGTTAAATAAAAAGTACTATGGTTCAGATATTATTGTGGATGATGAAATTGGACTTGAGTGGTCTAGAATTCCTCATTTCTATTACAATTACTATGTGTATCAATATGCAACAGGTTATAGTGCTGCCCAAGCTTTAAGCAAGGGAATCTTAACAGAAGGGGTACCTGCCGTGGATAGATATATTAATTTCTTAAAAGCCGGCAGCTCCGATTATCCAATTGAGGTTCTGAAAAAAGCGGGAGTAGATATGACAAGTCCAAAGCCTGTTGAAGATGCATGTAAAGTGTTCGAAGAAAAACTAACAGAACTTGAACAATTGTTGTAAGATAGATAGAAAGCTGGCTTCCGACAGAAAAGGAAAGCCAGCTTTCTCTTTATAATCCCTTAAACCGATTTCGATTGTTCAGATAAAAAAAGATTAGAAAAAGGGCGAGAAAGAGAACGGGAGAGGTCAAATAAATGGGTAGTATCTTCATCAGACCGAACAAATTGAGAATGAAGGAAAAAAGGGCAAACAGGATCAAGAAACTAACATAAAGTTTTTTATTCATCTTCTTGTTCCTCCTAACTATGTGGTAAGTAATAAACATCACATTATATACATGGATATATGCAAGAAACGATAGAATTAGGACGTGAATTTGACAAAAATGTGAAATAAGGTACAAAGCCATTGTTTTCAGCTATCTGACGTGATATATTAAGGGCGTGAAGTTGATCACAAGCAAACATATACCCCTTTGTTTGACCGTGAAAAATTTCTCCCATCCCCTTTGTTCGTATTTAATTGAAAAAGACCTTGCATATGCAAGGTCTTTTTCGTTATTCAATTTAGCTTGAAGGTACATCAGGATTGGATATACTTCCAAAATGCACCATGTTTAACCGGAATCTTTTCAACAATTTGCTTGAGTTGTAATTTTTTTAAATCCTTTTCTGCTTCTTGAATTGTTTTATTATAAACAACAGCTACTTCCTTAGAGGCAACAACATGATAATGTTTTAGAAATGTTTCTAAAGGGGGTGGAGATGTGCGAATTGGCTTATCCTCCAACATTTCCGTGATAATTTGTTCATAAATATTATAAGGATAATACCCTGTAATTTTAATTCCTTCGTCCTCAATGTTTTGATTAAAGAAAACCAATGTTGGAATTTCGGTTACTTCCATTTCTGAAGTCACCTTTAGGTCACATTGAAAGGCCTTGGCCGCACTATTCGAATGAATATCCGAAAGGAACTCTGAGACATCTAATCCGCTTCTTTTCGCACAGACTTGTAAAACTTCCAGTGTGGAGATGTTTTGCTTTTCAAGAAATAGCATCTCTTGTAGTTTACGAAGAAATCGAATCCCTGCCTTCCTACCTTGAAGTTCCGCAGCTTTAATGGCGATAGAAGCTAAATAGGGTGAAGATATTGGATTTTCCAACCATAGACTACCATCACAAGACATTCCTGAACGGCATGCCGTTTTATCCCATAACTCTGCGATACTTTCAAACTTATGTTTCCTATCCAGATTAAGTGTAGCGATTTTTCCACTTATCACATGCTTTAAAGTAAAATACTTTCCATATTCAATGGAGAGCTTCTTTAAAATGGGTTCAAGTGCCCAACATTCAGCGCTAAGTGGATCGAAGAACATATAAATTTCTAACGGCTTGTTATCATTACAGTGACAGGGATAGGAAGCGTAATTTGTTCCCAGTGCTTCTAGATTTGTCACATTCTCTCACCTTTCATGCTTTGATTTTCATCCGTATTAATCATATGTTGAGCGGTTAGGACGAGCCGTGAAAAGAAATTCTCACGAAAGCTGCCGCTTAAACCAATTTCATCCATTGCTTCATTCATACATTGTAGCCAAGCTTTTGCTCGAGTTTCTGTAATTTCAAATGGCAAATGTCTTGCCCTAAGCATCGGATGCCCATGTTCCATCGAATATAGTGGGGGGCCTCCTAAAAACTGAGTCAAAAATTGTTTTTGTTTACGTACAGTCTCTGTTAAATCCTCTGGAAATATCGGAGCGAGATCTGGATGAATGCTAACACGACGATAAAAGTCATCTATGAGTTCGTGAAGTGTTTCCTTACCAATCAGGTCAAATGGTGTAGGGATATTCTCAACCATAAAAAAACCCCTTTACGTTTAATAAGAAAGAATTCTATAAGTTTAATAGTCATAAACTTAAGCAATTTCTTTAGTAAATTCTCTTATATTTTAACAAGCAAATTTCTATATCACAAACGAAAGAGCTTGGGGACATGAAAAACTGTGTTAAAACAGATAAAAAGGGGCTATTAATATTAGACTGAAAGATGCTGTTTCACCTTTTGTACATATTTGTGTGTTTCTTTAAAAGGAGGAATGCCTCCATATTTATCGACATTCCCTGGTCCAGCATTATAAGCAGCAAGCGCAAGCTCAGTATTGCCATGATATTTGTTAAGCATTTGACTTAAATATTTCGTTCCAGCCATAATATTTTCATAAGGGTCAAAAATATTACTAACCCCTAGTCCAGCTGCTGTACTAGGCATCAACTGCATAAGACCTCTAGCTCCAGCAGGACTTACTGCATTGGCATTAAAGTTAGATTCTTGTGTAATGACCGCCCGAATTAACTTAGCTGGTACTTGGTATCGTTGTGAAGCTTCCCCAATGATTTTATCGTAACTGCCTACTCCAGGAATAGAATGGGATAACTGAATGGGAAGCTGGCCCGTTGATGGGAAGACTTTTGGCAATGGTAGATTTGGTTGTTGATTTGTGGAAGATAGCTTACGGTCGGAATCGATTGCACTAGTCAGTAAGTCCGTAAATAACGTATTCGAATGTAGTTGGTTATGTTTTTTCTGATTAAGATTTTGCAATGCTTCTATTTCTAGTAACATTTTTAATGGGCTCACATTCATGAATCAATGCTCCTCATTCGTCTCTTTGTTTTCTAATAGCTGTTGTTGCTGCTCGTAAAATCGTTGAATCTTATTTTTAGTTTGGCGAATAGGGATATGCAATTCTGTCAGGAAAGATTTAAATACTGACAATCCTTGTTTTCTATTCGTCACTTCAAATTCTACTTCATAATCTACGGTATTTAAATAGGAGCTCTTATCCAAGACAAGTAACCCGTTTTGATAGGTTAGTTCGGCTCGTTCAGTTGTGAGAGATCCAAAATAGATTAATCGAGTAACATCGATTCCTAATCGAGTGATTTGCGTCTTTACAACGCCATCTTTAATCAGACCCCCTTTTAAAAAATCCTGAGCTTCTTGGGCCGTTAAGTTTTGATTGGTTTCTAATAAACCATCAGGGTGGGGCTGTTTAAGGGTCATTTCAAAATGGGTCTTCTTTTCGCGAATGCGAAGCGCACAACCTTTATTTTTTAAAGCAAAATCATTTGTATCAAAATAATGATTCATTTGCGTGAAAATCTGATCCTCAGTAAAATGAAGCTTTTCCTTGATTTTATTGAATTCTTCTATATTTAGGAGGTTTTTAAATTCAATTTCGATGGTTTGAGACATGTCATATAATTCCTTCCTACCTTCATTTTATCCTAAGAATAACTTGTATTTTTATTGAAAGCAATGCTTAGTATAAGATGTCACCATATGATAAAATAAACAATGGAAACGAAAGGAGAAGATCAACATGAGTGAAAAATTAATCATCCAAGAAAGTACCATCATCAATGAAAAGGAAGTCGTGTTGGAAGTAGAGGAGCAAGTAACAATAGAAAATTTTAAAGCAAGCGGTCAAATGCTTGTTGATTCCGATAATCTTTCATTTGTTTATTTAATGGAAAACGAAGAAGGGTATACATATATCGTCCTTCCAACCAACAATTGGAAGGATTTGAAAACGATTTTAGAGAATAACGGTTCTGTCTATTTATCAAACAAGAAAGAGCGGTTATTATTAACTAATTTTCAAGAGGAATTATCTTATTTAATTGATAATATTAAAGGAAATAGCAATTACGGTGAAAAGATGGTTACTGAAGTAGAAACTGTATTCGCGTAAGGTGGTTGTTCTATGGAAGACTGGGAAACATTTTTGTCACCATATAAACAAGCAGTAGATGAGTTAAAAGTAAAACTAAAAGATATACGCAGGCAATATTTATTGCAATCGAATTATTCTCCGATTGAGTTTGTAACAGGTCGAGTAAAACCGATTGCTAGCATCTTAGATAAAGCAAAGCAAAAAGGGATTCCTCTTCATAAAATTGAAGATGAGATGCAAGATATCGCTGGTATTCGAATGATGTGTCAATTTGTAGATGATATTAATAAAGTGGTCGAGTTAATTCGTAAACGAAATGATCTTGAAATTGTAGAGGAAAGAAACTATATTTCTCATAAGAAGTCAAGTGGCTATCGGTCTTATCATATTGTCATCCGTTATCCAATCCAAACCATTAATGGTGAAAAGAAAATCTTAGCTGAAATTCAAATTAGAACTTTAGCAATGAATTTTTGGGCAACTATTGAACATTCACTAAACTATAAATATAAAGGACAGTTTCCTAAAGATATCCAAATGAGATTAAAAAGAGCAGCAGAGGCTGCTTATCAATTGGATGAGGAAATGTCAATCATTCGTGGTGAAATTCAAGAGGCTCAAGCCTTTTTTAGCAGTAAAAAAGAATCTCAGCAAAATGGGGATAGGAAATAGAGTGGAAGGGGTGAGAAAAATATGAAGTTTGCGATCCAATCAAAAGGTGACGATAGTTCAAACACATTAATGCATCGTATTAAAATGTATTTACTTGATTTTGACTTAATCTATGATGAGGATCAACCAGATATTGTCATCTCCGTTGGTGGAGATGGGACATTACTCTATGCGTTCCATCGCTATAGTAGCCGATTGGATAAAACAGCTTTTGTCGGTATTCATACAGGTCATCTAGGGTTTTATGCTGATTGGGTGCCGGAAGAAATTGAAAAGCTGGTCATAGCAATTGCCAAGACACCCTTTCAAGTCATTGAATATCCGCTGCTGGAAGTCATTATCCGTTACCAAAATGGTGGGCGTGAGTCGAAGTATTTAGCTTTAAATGAATCCACTGTCAAAAATATTGAAGCAACACTTGTGATGGATGTTGAAATACGCGGAGAGCACTTTGAGCGTTTCCGGGGGGATGGTCTCTGTGTCTCTACACCTTCTGGAAGTACAGCTTATAATAAAGCTCTTGGTGGTGCGATTATTCATCCGTCCATTTCGGCCTTTCAAGTGACCGAAATGGCATCTATCAATAATCGAGTATTCCGGACCATAGGTTCCCCGCTCGTATTACCTGGACACCATACTTGCATGCTTAAGCCTGTGAATCAAACTGATTTTCATATCACCATTGATCATTTAACCTTGCTGCATAAAGATGTGAAATCGATTCAATATCGGATATCAGACAAGAAAATCCGTTTTGCAAGATTTAGACCATTTCCATTTTGGAAAAGGGTACATGATTCATTTATTTCAGATGAATAAGAAAATTTTAAGTAGTTAGAGGGAATTAGAATGGCGGGATTTACACTGCAATGGACGGTTTGTTCGGAGGATGCTGGAAGAGATGTTAAGACGTTTCTAAAAGAACAGAATGTCTCTAAAACAGCATTAACCGATATAAAGTTCAAAGGTGGAAAAATATCAGTTAACCAACAAGAAGTGACCGTTCGTTATCTTTTACAACATAATGATGTATTAACGGTTATCTTTCCGGTGGAACAACCAAGTGTAGGGTTAAATCCTGAAAATATACCTTTAGACATTCGCTATGAAGATGACTATCTCCTTGTTGTGAATAAGCCATCCGAAATGAATACGATTCCTTCTCGGGAGCATCCGACTGGAAGCCTAGCAAATGGTCTCATACATTATTTTAATCGATTAGGCCTCCAAGCAACCGCTCACATTGTAACAAGGTTGGACCGTAATACTTCAGGTTTGGTACTTGTTGCCAAGCATCGCCATATCCATCATTTATTAAGCGAGCAGCAAAAGAATGGCGGCATTGAAAGAACCTATGAAGCATTTGTAGAAGGTCAGCTCAAACAGAAGAGCGGAAGGATAGAAGCACCCATTGGCAGGAAGGAAGACAGTATTATTGAGAGGGAAGTTCGGGATGATGGTCAATATGCGTTAACCCATTTTCAGGTACTTCAACAACTGCCATCTTTCACTTGGATACAATTAAGATTAGAAACAGGAAGAACCCATCAAATTCGTGTGCATCTATCTCATATCGGACACCCGTTAGTAGGGGATGATCTTTATGGGGGCAAGCTTGATTTAATGGATCGTCAGGCTTTGCACTGCAAACGTCTACAGTTTCGCCATCCGCTTTTGGAAAAAACGCTAGTGTTAACAGGAGAACTTCCTGAGGATCTGAAAAGATTAACGTTAAACTAACAAGAATACGGATCTTATTTTTATATGTATAATGATAAGATCCGTATTGTTATCACGTTATTTATCGGAATTTTTCTTCAATATAAGGCATGGTCGATGGAACGGATACAATCTCAAATTCAGGGTAACGAAGACAAGAAAGTTTACCGCCAAACACAGCCCCTGTATCAATATTATACGTATTACCAACTTGTCTCACTTCTTTAACAGGGGTATGTCCATAGACGATGAAAGGTTTACCTTTGTAATTTAAAGCCCAATCTCTTCTAACAGGCGAGCCATCCGGGTGCTTTTCACCGGTTATATCACCATAAAGCACAAACGTTTTTACCCGTGAGTTTTGTTTTCCGATCAATTCTTCACTGATCCCGGCATGCGCAATAATAAGCTTATGGTTGTCAAGACTTGCATAGAGAGGAGCATTTTCATATAATCTCATAAAAGAACGACGGATTTTCTGTTGTTCTTTTTTGTTTAATGCTTCATATTCAGCAACTGTTGTTTCTAGACCATGGCTTATCTGGACTTTATTGCCAAGAAAGAAACGGTATAATTTATTGCAGTGGTTGCCAGGCACATAGTAAGCTAAATCCATTTGAATTAACTCATGGACAACTTCTATTACTTTTATTGATTCGGGACCACGGTCGGTTAAGTCTCCCACAAATCCAAGCTTTCTACCTCCGGGATGAATCGGTATACCGGTTTGCCATTGGTAGCCAAGTAATGTTGTTAATTTCTGTAACTCTGTAAAACAGCCATGGATATCGCCAATAATATCAATACTCATATATAATAAGCTCCTTTTTTTGAATAGAAATATTTTATTAAATTGCGAGTTTTTAAAGGAGGAAAAAATGGAACATGGTTTATCAGTTACATCTTTATTAATTGTTATTTTTGCTGCGTTTTTAACCCCTCTTATTTTACACAGATTGAAATTAAATATGATACCAGTTGTCGTTGCAGAAATTTTGATCGGTTTAATTATTGGGAAAAGCGGTTTTGATCTTGTAAAAACGGATATGTGGCTTGAAACACTTTCTACACTTGGATTTATCTTTTTAATGTTTTTAAGTGGCCTGGAAATTGATTTTAAGGCGTTTTCTGGTGGGAAAAAACGAGCAAAACTGCCAAATGGTAAACTTGAGCCCAATACATTTTTAACGGCAACGATTATTTCTATCGGAATTTTTATTCTATCGCTGCTATTATCTTATTTATTTGTTTTAGCTGGGTTTATCGATAATGTCTTTTTGATGACCATTATTATATCAACAATCTCCCTTGGAGTGGTTGTCCCGACCTTAAAGGAAGCACATCTTATGCAAACTTCCATAGGACAAATCATTTTATTAGTTGCTGTTATTGCTGACTTAGTAACAATGATTTTGTTAGCTGTATTTGCTTCGCTTTATGAAGAGGGTGGAAATACATGGCTGCTACTTATCTTATTTGCTGCAGGGGTACTTCTATACTTATTGCTACGTTCATTCAATAATAAGAATACTCCATATCTAGATTCAATGGCTACGGGTACGATTCAAATTGGAACTAGAGGCGTTTTTACACTTATTATTTTTCTTGTTGCGATTTCCGAAACCGTAGGAGCGGAAAATATACTAGGAGCTTTTTTAGCAGGGGTACTTGTTTCTTTACTGTCACCAAATCAGGAATTAGTTCATAAACTTGATTCTTTTGGGTACGGCTTTTTCATTCCGATCTTTTTCGTGATGATTGGTGTTAATTTAGACATTTGGACACTTTTCAGTGAACCGAAATTACTCCTGTTGATCCCATTATTATTGATAGGACTGTTGTTATCAAAGCTTATCCCGGTTTATCTTTTAAAGCGCTGGTATGATACTAAAACAGTAATTGCTTCCGGGTTTTTTACTTACATCTACGTTATCCCTTGTAATTGCCGCAGCTACGATCGGTGAGAGTATGGGGGTCATTACGAATGAAATGAGTGGAATGTTTATTTTAGTTGCTGTTATTACTTCTGTATTTACACCAATCGTTTTTAAAAAAATGTTTCCGTTGGATGGCGAACATATGAAAAAGATAGAGGTTGCTATTATCGGGGCCAATCAGTATACTTTACCCGTTTATCAAGAATTAAAAAAGGGGCTTTA is a genomic window of Niallia sp. XMNu-256 containing:
- a CDS encoding competence protein CoiA family protein, which produces MLKALREDGTPLQLLPRLSKEVLKKEKEVGRFYCPECKEKVIMKIGTQRIEHFAHEAGSQCVESYERESMYHLNGKQQLYHWLETQRLQPRLELYYEKLKQRPDLSIKYAAKEHAIEYQCSTIPPELMSKRTNTYFKNNINCIWILGGSGIKRKAEQKVTLSKFDYLFLNKNLAGNWYIPYYCSVSKQFIFLMDIIPIASKKALTKLTIYPLQRFSFQQLLSPNGSSSIHTEDWRNEVRAQKLGIAINGKYYPKFLTELYNHALNISLLPPFIGLPIYNAPIIETSPLIWQTYLFIDQLLHKKANDLITFSEVYRSFMHRIQKDQIKLRYLPLIHNTSPTLPLAEYLRLLVKLEVLEGVNLNTFRLRRGIELPNHVVEGQRLEDQLYKDFQHVLFQHK
- the pepF gene encoding oligoendopeptidase F — its product is MTNDSNVNKLPARSEIKVEDTWRLDDIFTNDDAWEKEFQEVKSLLPRVQEFQGKLGESADTLYEALQFQDHLLERLGKLYAYSHMRYDQDTTNSFYQALDDRMRNLYAQAASSLAYIVPELLSIDEEKLNKFLKEKEELRLYEHSLEEINLQRPHVLPAEQEALLAEASEVFDSSENTFGMLNNADLEFPSIKDENGEEVEITHGRFIRFLESPDQRVRQDAFKAVYETYGKFRNTFSSTLSGNVKKNNFNARIRKYSSAREAALSENNIPENVYDHLVSTINKHLPLLHRYVKLRKRVLGLDELHMYDLYTPLVKDVKMEINYEEAKDILLKGLAPLGEEYISVLKEGFDNRWVDVHENKGKRSGAYSSGSYGTNPYILMNWQNNVNNLFTLAHEFGHSVHSYYTRKTQPYPYGNYSIFVAEVASTTNESLLNDYLLNTIDDEQKRIYLLNHYLEGFRGTVFRQTMFAEFEHMIHRKAQNNEALTAEALTNDYYELNKKYYGSDIIVDDEIGLEWSRIPHFYYNYYVYQYATGYSAAQALSKGILTEGVPAVDRYINFLKAGSSDYPIEVLKKAGVDMTSPKPVEDACKVFEEKLTELEQLL
- a CDS encoding ClpXP adapter SpxH family protein, whose translation is MTNLEALGTNYASYPCHCNDNKPLEIYMFFDPLSAECWALEPILKKLSIEYGKYFTLKHVISGKIATLNLDRKHKFESIAELWDKTACRSGMSCDGSLWLENPISSPYLASIAIKAAELQGRKAGIRFLRKLQEMLFLEKQNISTLEVLQVCAKRSGLDVSEFLSDIHSNSAAKAFQCDLKVTSEMEVTEIPTLVFFNQNIEDEGIKITGYYPYNIYEQIITEMLEDKPIRTSPPPLETFLKHYHVVASKEVAVVYNKTIQEAEKDLKKLQLKQIVEKIPVKHGAFWKYIQS
- a CDS encoding globin; amino-acid sequence: MVENIPTPFDLIGKETLHELIDDFYRRVSIHPDLAPIFPEDLTETVRKQKQFLTQFLGGPPLYSMEHGHPMLRARHLPFEITETRAKAWLQCMNEAMDEIGLSGSFRENFFSRLVLTAQHMINTDENQSMKGERM
- a CDS encoding lytic transglycosylase domain-containing protein, with translation MNVSPLKMLLEIEALQNLNQKKHNQLHSNTLFTDLLTSAIDSDRKLSSTNQQPNLPLPKVFPSTGQLPIQLSHSIPGVGSYDKIIGEASQRYQVPAKLIRAVITQESNFNANAVSPAGARGLMQLMPSTAAGLGVSNIFDPYENIMAGTKYLSQMLNKYHGNTELALAAYNAGPGNVDKYGGIPPFKETHKYVQKVKQHLSV
- a CDS encoding CYTH domain-containing protein, yielding MSQTIEIEFKNLLNIEEFNKIKEKLHFTEDQIFTQMNHYFDTNDFALKNKGCALRIREKKTHFEMTLKQPHPDGLLETNQNLTAQEAQDFLKGGLIKDGVVKTQITRLGIDVTRLIYFGSLTTERAELTYQNGLLVLDKSSYLNTVDYEVEFEVTNRKQGLSVFKSFLTELHIPIRQTKNKIQRFYEQQQQLLENKETNEEH
- a CDS encoding GTP pyrophosphokinase family protein, coding for MEDWETFLSPYKQAVDELKVKLKDIRRQYLLQSNYSPIEFVTGRVKPIASILDKAKQKGIPLHKIEDEMQDIAGIRMMCQFVDDINKVVELIRKRNDLEIVEERNYISHKKSSGYRSYHIVIRYPIQTINGEKKILAEIQIRTLAMNFWATIEHSLNYKYKGQFPKDIQMRLKRAAEAAYQLDEEMSIIRGEIQEAQAFFSSKKESQQNGDRK
- a CDS encoding NAD kinase, with translation MKFAIQSKGDDSSNTLMHRIKMYLLDFDLIYDEDQPDIVISVGGDGTLLYAFHRYSSRLDKTAFVGIHTGHLGFYADWVPEEIEKLVIAIAKTPFQVIEYPLLEVIIRYQNGGRESKYLALNESTVKNIEATLVMDVEIRGEHFERFRGDGLCVSTPSGSTAYNKALGGAIIHPSISAFQVTEMASINNRVFRTIGSPLVLPGHHTCMLKPVNQTDFHITIDHLTLLHKDVKSIQYRISDKKIRFARFRPFPFWKRVHDSFISDE
- a CDS encoding RluA family pseudouridine synthase, yielding MAGFTLQWTVCSEDAGRDVKTFLKEQNVSKTALTDIKFKGGKISVNQQEVTVRYLLQHNDVLTVIFPVEQPSVGLNPENIPLDIRYEDDYLLVVNKPSEMNTIPSREHPTGSLANGLIHYFNRLGLQATAHIVTRLDRNTSGLVLVAKHRHIHHLLSEQQKNGGIERTYEAFVEGQLKQKSGRIEAPIGRKEDSIIEREVRDDGQYALTHFQVLQQLPSFTWIQLRLETGRTHQIRVHLSHIGHPLVGDDLYGGKLDLMDRQALHCKRLQFRHPLLEKTLVLTGELPEDLKRLTLN
- the prpE gene encoding bis(5'-nucleosyl)-tetraphosphatase PrpE, whose product is MSIDIIGDIHGCFTELQKLTTLLGYQWQTGIPIHPGGRKLGFVGDLTDRGPESIKVIEVVHELIQMDLAYYVPGNHCNKLYRFFLGNKVQISHGLETTVAEYEALNKKEQQKIRRSFMRLYENAPLYASLDNHKLIIAHAGISEELIGKQNSRVKTFVLYGDITGEKHPDGSPVRRDWALNYKGKPFIVYGHTPVKEVRQVGNTYNIDTGAVFGGKLSCLRYPEFEIVSVPSTMPYIEEKFR